The Cyprinus carpio isolate SPL01 chromosome A5, ASM1834038v1, whole genome shotgun sequence genome has a segment encoding these proteins:
- the LOC109090187 gene encoding chondroitin sulfate proteoglycan 4-like, with protein sequence MAGGFNFQVNDGVNFAPRQIFSITARALVLNLEKAGPLKVFPGSLSLISNNILQAVTNDDTGISNRTIYFTVINPPKIGKLVNLKADKTTTDISSFTQQMVDEGEVAYQQTHGTSLGWSALDKFTFTVSSPSATLQTQMFEIDISYENIGPEQSSVLLKNKGVAVTEGDKVIIDKSMLDASNLMTKQPESKCSSYEVWYQVTSLPKHGIVVGERNFTKEKPNFSQFILNKYGITYHHDNSETTHDHFDFDVYLNLKSKPPTHPLDTSEVVSESFNITIIPINDQPPVLKTKAPSLKVVQGDTVAIGPNILSVVDLDSPTSEIRYTVISKPSNGFLAISECMNESVDSFSQTQINNGEVFFIHDGSPSSGAFYFSFTDGHHRPLYKLFNLEVVEITVSLANNTEVLLDQGHTFVTLTRSHLAAVTNGKNTTVHYKITVPPQYGKLLLDNEDVTVFSQDDLQEEKVRYHMVNLESSHDNFEFVAFTTEANLTNQVVNITVKPLIKYAEGATFPNRVRMKLKSHLLNVSDLALLSDSDPSFEITSPPENGRIVWATGSKGKKAESVGSFTFSELQQEILAIEVKANLTGVHEVNDSFRFVLKANNVQPANGIFAFSIVPHVPSLSTVIAITTIKPVFYNQSAAVSLFPSSTAPPVQPTHQVTKSGSRLKGRNHWGNSNSIDTDTTSLKPTHGVEEIYPINNTPVKVGSVSQMGSSSNSMIIILPLLALLLLVIVVVVLVLLLRRNWRKKPKPLKCTSGTSAHPDNPSHKDQPQWPATIPVLTVTPLTPRNVGSSTITRLQTRSENTTYGTSVCSFGDLEPKVSQLCRTTNPTLRNNQYWV encoded by the exons gCTCATTGTCCTTGATTTCAAACAACATTCTTCAGGCTGTAACCAATGATGATACCGGCATCTCAAACAGAACCATATATTTTACTGTGATCAATCCCCCAAAAATTGGAAAATTGGTCAATTTGAAGGCAGACAAGACCACAACTGATATTTCATCCTTCACACAACAAATG GTGGATGAGGGTGAAGTAGCGTATCAGCAAACTCATGGGACGTCTTTGGGATGGTCAGCACTAGACAAGTTCACATTTACTGTGTCCTCTCCATCTGCCACGCTTCAAACCCAGATGTTTGAAATTGACATTTCTTACGAAAATATCGGACCTGAACAAAGTTCTGTGCTCCTAAAAAATAAAG gtgtggCGGTAACTGAAGGAGATAAAGTGATAATTGACAAATCAATGCTGGATGCATCCAATCTCATGACGAAACAACCTGAATCCAAGTGCAGCTCTTATGAGGTTTGGTACCAGGTCACGTCTCTTCCAAAGCATGGTATCGTTGTTGGGGAACgaaattttacaaaagaaaagcCCAATTTCTCTCAGTTCATCCTTAACAAGTATGGAATCACATACCATCACGACAACTCTGAGACCACCCATGaccattttgattttgatgtgtaTCTGAACCTAAAAAGCAAACCACCAACCCATCCCCTAGATACCTCAGAGGTTGTGTCAGAATCATTCAACATCACTATAATCCCCATAAATGATCAACCACCTGTTTTGAAGACCAAAGCTCCCAGCCTTAAAGTTGTTCAAGGAGACACCGTGGCTATCGGACCCAACATCTTAAGTGTGGTTGACCTGGACAGCCCAACAAGTGAAATCCGGTACACAGTGATTAGCAAACCTAGCAATGGTTTCCTAGCCATTTCAGAGTGCATGAACGAGTCAGTGGACTCCTTCTCCCAGACTCAAATCAATAATGGAGAGGTGTTCTTCATCCACGATGGCAGTCCTTCATCTGGAGCATTCTACTTCAGCTTCACCGATGGCCATCATCGTCCGTTATATAAACTCTTCAATCTGGAAGTGGTAGAGATCACTGTTTCACTGGCTAACAACACAGAGGTGCTACTGGACCAGGGGCACACTTTTGTAACTCTCACACGGTCACACCTGGCCGCAGTGACCAATGGTAAAAACACTACAGTGCACTATAAAATCACAGTACCGCCACAGTATGGTAAACTCTTACTAGACAATGAGGACGTCACTGTTTTCAGTCAAGATGATCTCCAGGAGGAAAAGGTAAGGTACCACATGGTCAACCTTGAGTCATCCCATGATAACTTTGAATTTGTGGCCTTCACAACAGAAGCAAACCTAACTAACCAAGTAGTTAACATCACTGTTAAACCCCTCATTAAGTACGCAGAAGGGGCAACATTTCCTAACCGAGTTCGAATGAAGCTGAAGTCACATTTGCTGAATGTGTCTGATCTTGCTTTGTTGAGTGATAGTGACCCGTCGTTTGAAATTACCTCACCTCCGGAGAATGGCAGGATTGTCTGGGCGACTGGGAGCAAGGGAAAGAAAGCAGAATCTGTGGGATCTTTCACTTTTAGTGAACTACAGCAGGAGATATTGGCCATTGAGGTGAAGGCCAACCTGACAGGCGTCCATGAAGTAAATGACTCTTTCAGATTTGTGCTTAAAGCCAATAACGTCCAACCTGCCAATGGGATTTTTGCTTTCAGCATTGTACCTCATGTTCCATCTTTGTCAACAGTGATCGCAATAACCACGATCAAACCTGTTTTTTATAACCAATCCGCTGCAGTGAGCTTGTTTCCATCTTCAACAGCTCCACCTGTGCAGCCAACACACCAGGTGACCAAATCTGGTTCAAGACTCAAAGGTCGCAACCATTGGGGTAATTCAAACAGCATTGATACGGATACTACTAGCCTAAAACCAACCCATGGGGTGGAGGAGATTTATCCCATAAATAATACCCCAGTAAAAGTAGGGTCAGTTTCCCAGATGGGCTCCTCCTCAAACTCAATGATCATCATTTTGCCTCTTCTTGCTCTTCTGCTTCTGGTCATCGTTGTGGTTGTGTTGGTGCTGCTCTTGAGACGGAACTGGAGGAAGAAACCGAAGCCTTTAAAGTGTACATCAGGTACTTCTGCTCATCCGGACAACCCATCCCATAAGGACCAGCCACAGTGGCCTGCAACCATCCCTGTCCTAACGGTCACTCCTCTGACCCCAAGAAACGTGGGAAGTTCAACCATAACCAGACTGCAAACCAGAAGTGAGAACACAACGTATGGCACATCTGTGTGCTCTTTTGGAGACCTGGAGCCTAAAGTTTCACAGCTTTGCAGGACCACCAACCCCACCTTGCGAAACAACCAGTACTGGGTATGA